A stretch of the Rodentibacter haemolyticus genome encodes the following:
- the brnQ gene encoding branched-chain amino acid transport system II carrier protein, with protein sequence MFGRKDIIILGMMIFALFLGAGNIIFPPMEGFSAGHHWASASLGFVLTGVLMPFITLVVVAVLGRGEELMRDLPKWAEVIFLTTLYLVIGSLFAMPRVTNVAYEMAWLPLNIMEDSSSTHFIFSLIFNLIGMLFMLRPNTIISTVGKFMTPALLVLLVVVAVNVLISPLSEIVEPSNAYVTNSAITAGLISGYQTMDVLAAIAFGGIVARALAVKNVSSTQKVMKYTISAGLISVLLLALLYFSLFYLGATGAKVAEGATNGGQIFSRYVNALFGIGGTWIMSGIIILANLTTLVGVSSACADYFSKFHIRLSYPFWVVVFTILTTTIAQTGLTELLRITIPALLLIYPVAIMLVFLQIIRSKLPNIQFSYYSTLLVTLCFSACDSLKNMNLLPQSIENLLGHLPLYSAGMAWLIPSFVVLVLSFLFGRKSM encoded by the coding sequence ATGTTTGGTCGTAAAGATATTATTATTTTAGGGATGATGATTTTCGCACTCTTTTTAGGGGCTGGAAATATTATTTTCCCACCGATGGAAGGATTTTCCGCCGGTCATCATTGGGCGAGTGCCTCCTTAGGGTTTGTTTTAACCGGTGTATTAATGCCATTTATCACTTTAGTTGTGGTGGCAGTGCTTGGGCGTGGTGAAGAACTTATGCGCGATTTACCGAAATGGGCGGAAGTTATCTTTTTAACCACCTTATATTTGGTGATCGGTTCCTTGTTTGCTATGCCGAGGGTGACGAATGTAGCCTATGAGATGGCTTGGTTACCCTTAAACATTATGGAAGATAGCAGTAGCACACACTTTATCTTTTCTCTTATTTTTAATCTTATCGGTATGCTATTTATGCTGCGCCCGAATACGATTATCTCTACCGTAGGCAAATTTATGACACCGGCCCTCCTCGTGTTATTAGTTGTGGTGGCCGTGAATGTGTTGATTTCTCCTCTTTCGGAAATTGTTGAACCGAGCAACGCCTACGTAACAAATTCCGCGATTACGGCAGGTTTGATCAGCGGTTATCAAACGATGGACGTACTCGCGGCGATTGCATTCGGCGGTATTGTCGCGCGTGCATTGGCTGTGAAGAATGTATCCTCTACGCAAAAAGTAATGAAATACACGATTTCAGCCGGTTTAATTTCCGTGCTTTTGCTCGCCCTATTGTATTTCTCGTTATTTTATTTAGGGGCAACAGGGGCAAAAGTTGCAGAAGGGGCAACGAACGGCGGACAAATTTTTTCTCGCTATGTAAATGCCTTATTTGGAATAGGTGGCACCTGGATTATGTCTGGCATCATTATTTTGGCAAATCTCACGACCCTTGTAGGGGTAAGCAGTGCATGTGCGGATTATTTCTCTAAATTCCATATTCGTTTGTCTTATCCGTTTTGGGTGGTAGTTTTTACCATTTTAACCACCACAATCGCACAAACAGGTTTAACGGAATTATTGCGTATTACTATTCCGGCATTGTTATTAATTTACCCTGTCGCGATTATGTTGGTATTCTTACAAATTATCCGTAGTAAATTGCCGAATATTCAATTCAGCTATTATTCTACTTTGCTTGTTACTCTCTGTTTCAGCGCCTGTGATAGTTTGAAGAATATGAATTTATTACCTCAATCAATTGAAAATCTGTTGGGGCATTTACCGCTTTATTCGGCAGGGATGGCGTGGTTGATCCCATCATTTGTCGTGCTTGTCTTATCTTTCCTTTTCGGAAGAAAATCAATGTAA
- a CDS encoding NAD(P)H-dependent oxidoreductase translates to MKNVLIVSGHPDLNTSVANSEILQTIEKALPNAKIHRLDSLYPNYQFDIEAEKTAILAADIIVFQFPFSWYSVPGLMKLWIDKVFVHGFAHGSTAKIGGKKLIISTTTGAPAEVYQKDGFFKHRVEDYLPQFETFATLCGLDYQDPVITCGISYVGRNEAKIAEQKTIAQDHAARLITAIEKAAAE, encoded by the coding sequence ATGAAAAACGTACTTATTGTATCAGGCCACCCGGATTTAAATACTTCAGTCGCTAACAGCGAAATTTTACAAACCATCGAAAAAGCCTTACCCAATGCCAAAATTCACCGCTTAGATAGTCTTTATCCAAACTATCAATTTGATATAGAAGCGGAAAAAACGGCAATCTTAGCCGCGGATATTATCGTATTCCAATTCCCTTTCTCTTGGTATTCCGTACCGGGATTAATGAAATTGTGGATAGATAAAGTATTCGTGCATGGCTTTGCGCACGGCTCGACAGCGAAAATCGGTGGTAAAAAATTAATTATTTCCACCACCACGGGTGCCCCAGCCGAAGTCTATCAAAAAGACGGTTTTTTCAAACACAGGGTGGAAGATTATTTACCCCAATTTGAAACCTTCGCAACCTTATGTGGATTAGATTATCAAGATCCTGTCATTACTTGCGGCATAAGCTATGTAGGACGTAATGAAGCAAAAATCGCCGAACAAAAAACCATAGCACAAGATCATGCTGCACGTTTAATTACAGCAATTGAAAAAGCCGCTGCAGAATAA
- the rnr gene encoding ribonuclease R — MTKKANTLPHQDPHYQRELKKYGNPIPSREFILNIIRENNAPMNREEILTALSIHNEEQIEAMRRRLRAMENDGQLVFTKRKRYALPEKLDLIKGTVIGHREGYGFLQVEGQKEDLFIPNHQMQRVMHGDFVLVQRAGLDRRGRREVRIVRVLENRKKQIVGRFFLENGFGYVVPDDSRIGRDILVPNEHRNGARMGQVVVVELQERSSNFSQPVGIITEILGDNMAKGMEVEIALRNHDIPHKFPSAVEKYVKKFTEEVPEEAKKGRIDLRNLPLVTIDGEDARDFDDAVYCEKQGKSWKLWVAIADVSYYVRLHTALDAEAHKRGNSVYFPNRVVPMLPEILSNGLCSLNPQVDRLCMVCEMQISAKGKLTDYRFYEAVMNSHARLTYTKVAKMLEGDTELRERYAPLVPHLEALYDLYQALLSARQQRGAIDFETVESKFIFNAMGRIERIEPVIRNDAHKIIEECMILANIASANFMQKNNEPALYRIHATPSEEKLTSFRTFLNEFGLTLEGGLKPITKDYAALLEKVKERPDHELIQTMLLRSLSQAVYHADNIGHFGLALEEYAHFTSPIRRYPDLTLHRGIKYLLAKKQGTKRKTTETGGYRYSFDEMDLLGDHCSMTERRADDATRETADWLKCEYMLDHIGNEFNGVISSVTGFGLFVRLNELFIDGLVHISTLENDYYQFDATKQRLIGENSGMQYRLGDKVRIRVEAVHLEQKMMDFSLLSSERKARRAGKTTKEKAKKIFKELPSKIGKKRKSAVKKKEVSSKSRKSKK, encoded by the coding sequence ATGACAAAAAAAGCCAATACCTTACCTCATCAAGATCCCCATTATCAGCGGGAATTGAAAAAATACGGCAATCCCATTCCAAGTCGTGAGTTTATTTTAAATATCATTCGCGAAAATAATGCGCCGATGAATCGGGAAGAAATTTTGACCGCACTTTCTATTCATAATGAAGAGCAAATTGAAGCGATGCGCCGCCGTTTGCGGGCGATGGAAAATGACGGGCAACTCGTATTCACAAAGCGTAAACGTTACGCCCTACCGGAGAAATTAGATCTCATAAAAGGCACGGTGATCGGTCATCGTGAAGGTTACGGATTTTTGCAGGTGGAGGGGCAAAAAGAGGATTTATTTATTCCCAACCACCAAATGCAACGGGTTATGCACGGTGATTTCGTTTTAGTCCAAAGAGCGGGTTTAGATCGCCGAGGTCGGCGTGAGGTCCGTATTGTTCGCGTGTTAGAGAACCGAAAAAAACAAATTGTGGGGCGTTTTTTCTTAGAAAACGGTTTCGGTTATGTGGTGCCGGATGATAGCCGCATCGGGCGTGATATTTTGGTACCGAACGAACACCGCAACGGCGCACGTATGGGGCAGGTGGTTGTGGTGGAATTGCAAGAACGTTCCTCCAATTTCAGCCAACCGGTGGGGATTATCACGGAAATTTTGGGTGATAATATGGCGAAAGGAATGGAAGTGGAAATCGCTTTACGCAATCACGATATTCCCCATAAATTTCCAAGTGCGGTCGAAAAATACGTTAAAAAATTTACGGAAGAAGTGCCTGAAGAAGCGAAAAAAGGACGTATTGATTTACGCAATCTACCGCTCGTTACCATTGACGGAGAAGACGCTCGGGATTTTGATGATGCCGTATATTGCGAAAAACAGGGTAAAAGCTGGAAACTTTGGGTTGCCATTGCAGATGTGAGCTACTATGTACGATTGCACACCGCCCTAGATGCTGAAGCGCACAAACGAGGTAATTCCGTCTATTTCCCAAACCGTGTCGTTCCCATGCTGCCGGAAATCTTATCCAACGGCTTATGTTCGCTTAATCCGCAAGTAGATCGCCTATGTATGGTGTGCGAAATGCAAATTTCCGCTAAGGGCAAACTTACCGACTATCGTTTTTATGAAGCGGTCATGAACTCTCACGCTCGTTTAACCTATACCAAGGTGGCAAAAATGCTGGAGGGAGATACCGAATTACGTGAACGTTATGCCCCGCTTGTTCCGCATTTGGAAGCGCTTTATGATTTATATCAAGCCTTGCTTTCCGCCCGTCAACAGCGTGGTGCAATAGATTTTGAAACCGTTGAAAGCAAATTTATTTTCAATGCAATGGGACGTATTGAACGAATTGAACCAGTGATTCGGAATGATGCTCATAAAATCATTGAAGAATGTATGATTTTAGCCAATATTGCGTCTGCAAATTTTATGCAAAAAAACAATGAACCGGCATTGTATCGTATTCACGCCACGCCAAGTGAAGAAAAGCTCACTTCATTCCGCACATTTTTAAATGAGTTCGGTTTAACGTTAGAAGGCGGTTTAAAACCGATCACCAAGGATTACGCCGCCCTGTTGGAGAAGGTGAAAGAACGCCCTGATCACGAATTAATTCAAACGATGCTACTTCGCTCTCTTAGCCAAGCCGTGTATCATGCCGACAATATCGGGCATTTCGGTTTAGCCTTAGAAGAGTATGCACATTTCACTTCGCCGATTCGCCGTTATCCAGATTTAACACTTCATCGTGGTATTAAATATTTACTTGCCAAAAAACAAGGCACAAAACGCAAAACCACCGAAACGGGCGGCTATCGTTATTCCTTTGATGAAATGGATTTATTGGGCGATCATTGTTCAATGACCGAGCGCCGAGCCGATGATGCCACGCGTGAAACGGCTGACTGGCTGAAATGCGAATATATGTTGGATCACATAGGCAACGAGTTTAACGGCGTAATTTCATCCGTTACCGGTTTTGGTTTGTTTGTGCGTTTGAACGAACTGTTCATTGATGGTTTAGTGCATATTTCTACGCTAGAAAATGATTATTATCAGTTCGATGCCACAAAACAACGTTTGATCGGTGAAAACAGCGGTATGCAATATCGCTTGGGCGATAAAGTGCGTATTCGTGTAGAAGCCGTCCATTTAGAACAAAAAATGATGGATTTCTCTTTGCTAAGCAGCGAACGAAAAGCACGCCGAGCAGGAAAAACCACCAAAGAAAAAGCCAAGAAAATATTTAAAGAATTACCGTCAAAAATCGGAAAAAAGCGAAAAAGTGCGGTAAAAAAGAAAGAAGTTTCTAGCAAATCAAGAAAATCAAAGAAATAG
- a CDS encoding esterase-like activity of phytase family protein, giving the protein MKNKQLLTILSLTLGMTSVVQAAFEVPAELSAHAVLPANAVVSVPNNAPNDLKTAGKYTTFKRIEKLQSVQGKSKDRETGHFLPIQNQPRQGHSGIKVIGKDTVWLLTDNGFGSKANSADSMLYLNQYKVDWSQGQFKPIKTVFLSDPDKKVPFRITHEDTKERYLTGADFDTESFQIIGDNIWIGDEFGPYLIKANLDGKILSVFESEVDGIKIQSPDHSQIVSPSKPNEHYKNVNLKRSKGYEGMAASPDNKYLYPLLEGPLWDENKQSWETKDGKVSLRILEFDVDKQKWTGRYWFYPLENEHNAIGDFNMIDAENGLIIERDNGEGTLDKACRNLEDTTHCFSDPAKFKRVYKIAFSDNNVGKAVKKIAYIDLLKIADPNKISLKPLTGEVFTFPFFTIENVDIVDNEHIIVGNDNNFPFSSSREPNRQDDNELILLKVPALLSAE; this is encoded by the coding sequence ATGAAAAACAAACAGCTTTTAACTATATTGAGTTTAACCTTAGGTATGACAAGCGTTGTTCAAGCCGCCTTTGAAGTACCGGCTGAACTATCTGCACATGCTGTATTACCTGCAAATGCCGTTGTTTCGGTGCCGAATAATGCACCAAATGATTTAAAAACGGCTGGAAAATATACAACATTTAAACGGATAGAAAAATTACAATCAGTGCAAGGAAAATCGAAAGATCGTGAAACCGGTCATTTTTTACCAATTCAAAATCAACCCCGACAAGGACACTCCGGAATCAAAGTCATCGGAAAAGATACGGTATGGCTCCTTACAGATAATGGATTTGGCAGTAAAGCAAATTCAGCCGATTCAATGCTTTACTTAAACCAATACAAAGTTGACTGGTCACAAGGGCAATTTAAACCAATTAAAACTGTCTTTTTATCCGATCCGGATAAAAAAGTACCGTTTCGTATCACTCATGAAGATACTAAGGAAAGATATTTAACCGGGGCGGATTTCGATACGGAAAGCTTTCAAATCATCGGTGATAATATTTGGATTGGTGATGAATTTGGTCCTTACCTAATTAAAGCAAATTTAGATGGAAAAATATTATCCGTGTTTGAAAGTGAAGTGGACGGAATAAAAATTCAATCTCCCGATCACAGCCAAATTGTCTCACCGAGTAAACCAAACGAACATTATAAAAATGTTAATTTAAAACGTTCGAAAGGTTATGAAGGAATGGCGGCCTCACCTGACAATAAATATCTTTACCCATTATTAGAAGGTCCTTTATGGGATGAAAATAAACAAAGTTGGGAAACCAAAGATGGTAAAGTTTCATTACGTATTTTAGAGTTTGATGTTGATAAACAAAAATGGACGGGACGTTATTGGTTTTATCCTTTAGAAAATGAACATAACGCTATCGGTGATTTTAATATGATTGATGCTGAAAACGGTTTAATTATTGAACGAGATAATGGAGAAGGAACGCTTGATAAAGCCTGCAGAAATCTTGAAGACACAACACATTGTTTTTCCGATCCGGCAAAATTTAAACGTGTTTATAAGATAGCGTTTTCTGATAACAACGTTGGTAAGGCAGTAAAAAAAATTGCTTACATTGATTTACTCAAAATTGCCGATCCAAATAAAATCAGTCTAAAACCATTAACCGGAGAAGTATTCACATTTCCATTTTTTACTATTGAAAACGTAGATATTGTGGATAATGAGCACATTATTGTCGGTAATGATAATAACTTTCCGTTTTCATCCAGCCGCGAACCTAATCGTCAGGATGATAACGAATTAATTTTACTGAAAGTACCGGCATTACTCAGTGCTGAGTAG
- the rluA gene encoding bifunctional tRNA pseudouridine(32) synthase/23S rRNA pseudouridine(746) synthase RluA, with amino-acid sequence MALIEYNPPQDPYLDLIYQDNYICAVNKPSGLLSVPGNQPQYYDSVMSRVKEKFGFCEPAHRLDMATSGIILFALSKAADKELKRQFREREPQKYYQALVWGHLAQNSGEIDLPMICDWENRPRQRLDFVSGKRAVTKFNVLERLPNNSTRVKLTPITGRSHQLRLHMLALGHPILGDKFYAHPQAKRMSPRLCLHAEILRITHPITGDPITFHADVDF; translated from the coding sequence ATGGCACTGATTGAATATAATCCCCCACAGGATCCTTATCTGGATCTTATTTATCAGGATAACTATATTTGTGCGGTAAATAAACCGAGCGGCTTACTTTCCGTGCCGGGTAATCAACCTCAATATTACGACAGCGTGATGAGCCGAGTAAAAGAAAAATTCGGTTTCTGCGAACCGGCACACCGCCTTGATATGGCAACCAGCGGGATTATTTTATTTGCCTTGAGTAAAGCCGCCGATAAAGAGCTTAAACGCCAATTCCGTGAACGCGAACCGCAAAAATATTATCAGGCCCTTGTGTGGGGTCATTTGGCACAAAACAGCGGCGAAATCGATTTACCGATGATTTGCGACTGGGAAAACCGCCCCCGCCAGCGTTTAGACTTTGTATCCGGCAAAAGAGCGGTCACAAAATTCAATGTTTTAGAACGTTTACCTAATAACAGCACGCGCGTAAAACTCACACCGATCACCGGACGTTCTCACCAACTTCGCTTGCATATGCTGGCACTGGGACACCCTATTTTAGGCGATAAATTTTATGCACATCCTCAAGCGAAAAGGATGTCGCCCCGCCTTTGTTTACACGCCGAGATACTTCGCATTACACACCCGATAACCGGCGACCCCATCACATTTCACGCTGATGTGGATTTTTAA
- a CDS encoding YciI family protein produces MYIINITVKPTLSEEKQNALFPIHAEWFKKYFQNGKFLILGPYIDTEAHAGVIFAETENREELQKILEEDCYYPDLADYDIREFAPKMIAADITEAIKV; encoded by the coding sequence ATGTACATTATCAATATCACCGTCAAACCTACTCTTTCCGAAGAAAAACAAAACGCACTTTTTCCAATCCATGCGGAATGGTTTAAAAAATACTTTCAAAACGGCAAATTTTTAATACTCGGTCCTTACATCGACACCGAAGCACACGCCGGCGTGATTTTTGCCGAAACCGAAAACCGCGAAGAACTACAAAAAATCTTGGAAGAGGATTGCTACTATCCCGATCTCGCCGACTATGATATTCGTGAGTTTGCCCCAAAAATGATCGCAGCGGATATTACTGAAGCGATAAAAGTATAA
- a CDS encoding LysR family transcriptional regulator translates to MQQDNSYYGQLNVFQTIAKEGSISAAARKLQIAVPSASQSLKLLEQKIGVPLFHRTTRNIQLTDAGRQLLERTKEAMMTLNQALDEIQHFNAEPRGIVRITMSRFAYQLVIRPYLAEFCERYPKIQLEISLNDALVNLLEEGVDLGIRFGNRIDEGMIARKLLPAFKEGLYVSKAYAAKRGKPKTPQDLSEHQLIGYRFISSNRIEPLVLNINGLETALNIDTRLLCNDPEIIADATRQDLGIGRIFEPNMQTFADKEEFVPILQAHWREYPPLYLYYLQQAQKVRKVQTVIEFLLEKNGI, encoded by the coding sequence ATGCAACAGGATAATTCTTACTACGGGCAGCTTAATGTCTTTCAAACAATTGCTAAAGAAGGCAGTATTTCTGCGGCAGCGCGTAAATTACAAATTGCCGTGCCGTCCGCTAGTCAATCATTAAAATTGCTTGAACAAAAAATCGGCGTACCGCTTTTTCACCGTACCACACGCAATATTCAACTTACCGATGCGGGGCGACAGCTGCTTGAACGTACCAAAGAGGCAATGATGACGCTTAATCAAGCGTTAGATGAAATTCAACATTTTAATGCTGAGCCAAGAGGTATAGTTCGGATAACGATGTCCCGTTTTGCCTATCAACTAGTTATTCGTCCGTATTTGGCGGAATTTTGCGAACGTTACCCAAAAATTCAGTTGGAAATTTCACTGAATGATGCTTTGGTAAATTTATTAGAGGAAGGAGTTGATCTCGGTATTCGTTTCGGTAATCGGATAGATGAGGGAATGATTGCTCGAAAATTATTACCTGCTTTCAAAGAGGGTTTGTATGTGAGTAAGGCTTATGCGGCAAAACGGGGAAAACCGAAAACGCCGCAAGATCTGAGCGAACATCAACTCATCGGCTACCGTTTTATTTCTTCTAACCGTATTGAACCGTTGGTTCTTAATATTAACGGGTTGGAAACCGCCTTAAATATCGACACGCGATTGTTGTGCAATGATCCGGAAATTATTGCTGATGCGACTCGTCAAGATTTAGGTATCGGGCGTATTTTTGAACCTAATATGCAAACTTTTGCCGACAAAGAAGAATTTGTTCCAATCCTGCAAGCCCATTGGCGAGAATATCCGCCGCTTTATTTGTACTATTTACAACAGGCTCAAAAAGTACGAAAGGTTCAGACAGTGATTGAATTTTTGTTGGAAAAGAACGGGATATAA
- the rlmB gene encoding 23S rRNA (guanosine(2251)-2'-O)-methyltransferase RlmB, with translation MSEQIYGIHAVNSILTHTPERLIEVFVLKGREDKRLQPLLNELYTMGISVQFVNRQTLDKKANGEVHQGVIARVQAAKELNENDLDAILNNKQNPLLLVLDGVTDPHNLGACLRTADAAGVDAVIVPKDKSAQLTSIARKVACGAAETVPLIRVTNLSRTLRELQQNHNIWVVGTAGEAADTIYHTKLNGAIALVMGAEGEGVRRLTREHCDQLISIPMAGSVSSLNVSVATGVCLFEIVRQRLNF, from the coding sequence ATGTCAGAACAAATTTACGGTATTCACGCCGTCAACAGCATTTTAACCCATACCCCCGAACGTTTAATTGAGGTCTTTGTACTAAAAGGGCGCGAAGATAAACGCCTACAACCTTTATTAAACGAGCTATACACTATGGGTATCAGCGTGCAGTTTGTAAATCGCCAAACCTTAGATAAAAAAGCAAACGGTGAAGTGCATCAGGGGGTGATCGCTCGCGTGCAGGCGGCAAAAGAACTCAATGAAAATGATCTTGATGCCATTCTCAACAATAAACAAAATCCGCTTTTGTTGGTGCTTGATGGCGTAACTGATCCTCATAATCTTGGTGCTTGTCTGCGCACCGCAGATGCTGCGGGTGTAGATGCGGTTATCGTTCCGAAAGATAAATCGGCACAACTCACTTCTATCGCCCGTAAAGTAGCCTGTGGCGCAGCAGAAACCGTTCCGCTTATTCGGGTAACAAACCTTTCCCGCACGCTTCGTGAGCTACAACAAAATCATAATATTTGGGTAGTTGGTACGGCGGGTGAAGCCGCAGATACCATTTATCATACCAAGCTTAATGGTGCAATTGCGCTGGTTATGGGGGCGGAAGGGGAAGGTGTGCGCCGTTTAACGCGTGAGCATTGCGATCAACTCATCAGTATCCCTATGGCGGGATCGGTTTCTTCATTAAATGTCTCCGTGGCAACCGGTGTGTGTTTATTTGAAATTGTTCGCCAGCGTTTAAATTTCTAA
- a CDS encoding putative quinol monooxygenase, which yields MAITVNANPIINLFELGIKEGATEKYDAVAEHNITTSIQIEKGTLAMYSVKQKANPNMAYMVEIYADQTAYEAHRNSPQYKAFLQASPEILTDHKKRIVLNAQFLGDKKVQQKVETRTNLVTVEVKPEDNAKFKAIVAAEMAQSLKREEGVIAMYAATTEENPNKWFFFEIYANDAAYENHRNTPHFKDYIQQTGNMLKAKDYVEIQPAFLENQGELNFIQP from the coding sequence ATGGCAATAACAGTAAACGCAAATCCAATCATCAATCTATTTGAACTCGGCATAAAAGAAGGGGCGACCGAAAAATATGATGCCGTTGCCGAACACAATATAACGACCTCAATACAAATCGAGAAAGGCACGCTGGCAATGTATTCGGTAAAGCAAAAAGCAAATCCGAATATGGCATATATGGTGGAAATCTATGCCGATCAAACCGCCTATGAAGCACACCGTAATTCACCGCAATACAAGGCATTTTTACAAGCATCTCCTGAAATTTTAACAGATCACAAAAAACGTATTGTGCTCAATGCACAATTTCTAGGGGATAAAAAGGTACAGCAAAAAGTCGAAACGCGGACAAATCTTGTTACGGTGGAAGTCAAACCGGAAGATAATGCGAAATTTAAAGCCATTGTTGCGGCGGAAATGGCGCAATCTTTAAAACGGGAAGAAGGCGTTATTGCAATGTATGCGGCGACAACGGAAGAAAATCCCAATAAATGGTTTTTCTTTGAGATTTATGCCAACGATGCGGCTTATGAAAATCACCGCAACACTCCCCACTTTAAAGATTATATTCAACAAACAGGCAATATGTTGAAAGCGAAAGATTATGTGGAAATTCAACCGGCGTTTTTAGAAAATCAGGGGGAATTGAATTTTATTCAACCTTAA
- a CDS encoding nicotinate phosphoribosyltransferase, producing MYTSNFLNLILNVDSYKASHWLQYPPNTEYVSYYVEARSGKLDVVFFGLQAFIKEYLLTPVTQRDIEEAEIVLNLHGLPFNRLGWQRLIEKYQGFLPLKIEAVPEGTVLPVGNVVCQIVNTDPEFFWLTGYLETALLRAIWYPSTVASISYFCKQKIKQALEKSADNLDNLLFKLHDFGARGASSLETVALGGLAHLVNFMGTDSVSALVAARRWYNAEQMPAFSIPAAEHSTITSWGKEREIDAYENMLNQFAGKDKIYAVVSDSYDLWYALEHIWGEQLKDKVKGLGGTLVIRPDSGDPAEVICRALEILARKFGSTLNSKGYRVLPDYIRLIQGDGINSNSIVPILESIMAHGFSVDNVNFGMGGGLLQQVNRDTMSWAMKASAVNIAGQWQDVYKDPITGQAKRSKKGLLALVKQQHQWQTIPLQALNGQKNQLRTVFVNGQLLIDDTLETIRMRTESC from the coding sequence ATGTACACATCTAATTTTTTAAATCTTATCTTAAATGTTGACAGTTATAAGGCGTCTCATTGGTTACAATACCCGCCTAATACGGAATATGTCTCTTATTATGTTGAGGCGCGTAGCGGAAAGCTTGATGTTGTTTTTTTTGGTTTACAAGCCTTTATCAAAGAATATTTATTAACTCCTGTTACCCAACGGGATATTGAAGAGGCGGAAATTGTGTTAAACCTGCACGGGTTGCCGTTTAACCGTCTTGGTTGGCAGCGTTTAATTGAGAAATATCAAGGGTTTTTACCATTAAAAATAGAAGCTGTTCCGGAAGGGACGGTGTTACCGGTAGGTAATGTGGTTTGCCAGATTGTTAATACCGATCCTGAGTTCTTCTGGCTGACAGGATATCTGGAAACCGCATTATTACGTGCAATTTGGTATCCTTCCACGGTGGCGAGTATTTCTTATTTCTGTAAACAGAAGATTAAACAGGCACTTGAAAAATCTGCCGATAATTTAGATAACTTATTATTTAAATTACATGATTTCGGCGCAAGAGGGGCTTCTAGTCTAGAAACCGTTGCTTTAGGCGGTTTGGCTCATTTGGTTAATTTTATGGGAACGGATAGTGTTTCTGCATTAGTTGCCGCCCGCCGTTGGTATAATGCGGAGCAAATGCCTGCTTTTTCGATTCCCGCCGCAGAACATAGCACGATAACCTCATGGGGCAAAGAAAGAGAAATTGATGCCTATGAAAATATGTTAAATCAATTCGCCGGTAAAGATAAAATTTATGCGGTTGTTTCTGATAGTTATGATCTTTGGTATGCACTGGAGCACATTTGGGGAGAACAGCTTAAAGATAAAGTAAAGGGACTCGGGGGAACTTTAGTTATCCGCCCGGATAGCGGCGATCCTGCCGAAGTAATATGCCGAGCATTAGAGATTTTAGCGCGTAAATTCGGTTCAACCTTGAATAGCAAAGGTTATCGGGTGTTGCCTGATTATATACGGCTTATTCAAGGAGACGGGATTAATAGTAATTCAATCGTGCCGATTCTAGAATCAATAATGGCTCACGGATTTAGCGTTGATAACGTGAATTTTGGAATGGGTGGGGGATTATTGCAACAAGTAAACCGAGATACGATGAGCTGGGCGATGAAAGCAAGTGCGGTGAATATCGCAGGTCAATGGCAAGACGTGTATAAAGACCCGATCACCGGTCAGGCAAAGCGTTCTAAAAAAGGTTTGCTCGCCTTGGTTAAACAACAACATCAATGGCAAACGATCCCTCTGCAGGCGTTAAATGGTCAAAAAAATCAATTGCGTACTGTGTTTGTTAATGGACAGTTATTAATTGATGATACTTTAGAAACGATTCGTATGAGAACGGAAAGTTGTTAA